The genomic stretch TTGAATTGCATCCAAAAATTTTTGAGTGGAAAGAAATCCTTCCACTTTGGTTTCTAACTCAACCAAGTTTTTCTGAAAGGAATGCATTTTTATTAAGGATAGAAACTCTCTAAATTTCTCAAAGAAGGGATATCTCTCGAAAATCTCTGGACGGATTCTAGTTTCTTCGATGAGCTGTAGAATTCTTCTTGTAAATTTTTCAATCGGCTTTCCATAATTGATTGGAGGAAAATTAAGAACGACACTCATCGGAATGCGCACAAGCATTCTTTTATATGGTTGGAAATTTTCGGCATCAGTAAAAAGTGGGACCGGATCTAATTTTAAATGTTCTTTAGAGATTACTGTTTTCTGAATAGTTTTAGATGGGCATGAAGTTTCCTGATATAAAGGCGAACACATTTTTTCTAAGGGAACTAACCCCCCATTTTCCATTTTTCGTTTTAATTGGTGGATAAGAAGGAGGCATGTATTCAAATAAGTTGAAACTTTTATGTTATTTAAACGGACTTGGCCAACGATTGTCAAAAAGTTTTTGCAGGTTTCACGTATATGTTCTTTAGTCACTTCAGAAAAGCTATGCAAAAAAACATGCAAAGCTGTGAGAAGTTGAATCGTAACAAGTAACTTTTGTGTCGGCTTATGCTCATCCATAATCTTTTTAAGTTCATAGAATTTGGAAGAGCTCTCATGGTCAAATTGGGTAAAATCTAGACAACCAAGAAAATCTTGGGCCAGACTAAATGACGTTTCTTTTCCCAAAATCTCCAAAAATTGTGTTAATTCGGTCTTCTCACTCGGATCATGCAGCACAGTCTCTAAAAGAATGTGCTGAATTTCGTGTGTGAATTTTTCTATGTCGTTTTGAAATTTACTTTGCAATTTCTCTAAAATACGATTCTCTACAATTTCGCTTGGTCGCATGCCTAAATCGGGAGGATACTCCAGCCTGTCTTGGAATTGAGTCGGTAAAAAACTGGGACAGTCAAGGGGAACCGCTTTTAATTTGAGTGGAATGATGAGGGTTTCTTTAAACCGACTTTCTACTATTTTTTTTAAAAGAGGATAATTTTGAAAAACACGATGAAAATTTTTTCTATTCACCCTTTTTTTGTCTTTTAGCAAAATATCTAAAGGGAGCAATTTTTGGTTATTTTTTAAGTTAGATAGAGCTCCATGGGCGAGTAAAGTTTCTATGGTCAAATCCTCACATGCTTGGGCAGCCAAATGCATCGGAGTATTTCTATTGACATCTTGAGCATTAAGACCGCTTCCATATGTAATGAGAATTTCCACACATTTTATATTTCCCTTGCTGGCTGCTTTATGCATTGCGGTTTGCCCGCATTCATCCATCCTGTTAACAAGAGTATTAGTTTTCAATAAACTAGAAAGAACGCCCACATTTCCTTTTTCTGCAGACAAAAATAATGGATTTTCTTTGTAAATATACAAGCCATAAAAATAATCAATTTTGGCACGCCAAGATTGGCAAACTAACCTCATTAAACATAACTGTTTATCGTCTTCTTTTAATTTGCATAGAACATGATAAAATATTTCGTCAGGCCATAGGGCTTGTGTTTCTCGCATTTCCATAACGAGTACCTTTAAAAACTTGTATTTTTTAGATTTGTTTTTAAATACGCATATTGTTTCGGCACTCACACTAATGAACTGTGTTTAAAAAAGAAAGTAAATCTTATTCCCTCCTTAGACGCTGGGCATTAAATAAAACAATTAAACTACTAGCTGTCATTGCAAAAGCTGCAAAAATAGGATTTAAATACCCAAAAGTTGCGAGAAAGATTCCAACGATATTATAAAAAAAAGCCCAAAAAAGATTTTGCGTTAAAATACGGCGACCTTTTTTCGATAATTTACGCATTTTTGGAAGAACATGCAAACTATCAGTTACTAATAACACATCCGAAGCTTGCATCGAGATGTCCGCAGCATTCGCAACAGATATTCCCACATGAGCATTAGCTAAAGCTGGGGCGTCATTAATTCCATCCCCCACCATCACCACAATCTCGCCTTTGTCGCGCAAAGAAGTGATAGTATGCTTTTTTTCCAAGGGTGTGATTTCGCTTTTAAAAGAATGAAAACCACAAAGTGATGCGACCCTTGAAACGGTGGATGTCCGATCTCCAGACAATAAAAGAGTTTTCATGGGAGCTAAAGCATGAATCGCCTCCGCAGCCTGCTCCTTCACGGAATCCCCAAGCAAAATTCTAATGAGACATGTGTATCCTTCGGCAAAATAGACTTCTGAGTGGGCATGCTCATTTAAATCTAAACCTTGAAAATGTATCACTCCTTGTTCCATTAAAAATTTTTTCGATCCTAAAAAATAAGACAATTCTTGATATTTTCCCCATATTCCTTTGCCTGATAACTCTTCAATGTGATTAAGCTCCAAAGATGGAACCTGAATACATTGAGCTATCGCGCAAGAAATGGGGTGTAAAGAATGATTGGCCAAGGTTTTCAAAATAGCGCTGTGGTGTTCTGATAAACCTGAAAGTCCATCTACAATTTTAAATTTGCCCTCAGTAATGGTTCCTGTTTTGTCAAAAACGTACAAAGTTTCTCTTCCTAACCAATGCAAAACAGCTCGATTGCGTACGAGAATCCCTAACTGCGCAAGCCCTTGCATCAAATAAGATTCCGCTAATGGCGCAGCTATCCCAATAGCACACGGACAAGAGATGAGTAAAATTGAAATAAAACGAATGGCAGCCAAATTAAGTGAAGATTGTCCTTCCAAGGGTTTTTCTACGAAATAACAGGTAATAGCCGCAGCAGTGGCAATAACCGATACGGTAGGAATAAACCATTTCACAATTTGATCTACAGATCGTTTATACAACGTCTTGTGTTGTACATCCTGCTGAACACTCTCAATAATCTGATGAAAGATGGTCTGATCAAGAGTTGCTGTGACTTCAACAACACACGTTCCTTGCTGCAAAAAAGTTCCTCCTATAACAGCGTCTCCGTTTTTTTTTCGAATTAACGCAGACTCACCGGTAATCAAAGACTCATCACATACCCCTTCACCCTGACGAACGATCCCGTCTAGCACAATTTTTTCCCCGCTTAATATCTGGATGAGATCGCCCTCTCGAATTTCTTTAATCGGCACAAATCGACAGGACCCGTCTACCTCGCGCTTTCGCGCCCTTTTGGGTAAAGAACGAACTAAACCTAAAAGAGATTCCTTCGCCGAATATTTAGCTTTATTTTCAATAATTTTACCCAGTAAAACAAAGGTAATAATGGCTGTCATTGAGTCAAAATAAACAAAAAAGCTTCCACGCATGAGTTCATAAAGAGACATTCCAAAGGAAGTTAAAACGCCTATCACAATCAACGCTTCCATCCCCCAGACTTTCGCTTTCATTCCCAACCAAAATCGACGAAAAATAGGCCAACCACTATAAAATACAACGGGTAGAGAAGCACAAAAGGAAAACCAAGCAAACAGCAATCCCCAACCTTGATCGTCTTGATCAAAATAAGCAGCATAAATGGGATATGAGAACATCATGATATTTAAAGAGAAAAAGGCTGCAATCGCAAACCGGATATACAAATCCAAGCTAACGGCTTTTTTTTCGGTATTCTCTAAGGCTTGTACGTGATATCCGATGGTCCCCAAAATTTGATGAATCTTTTCTTTGGATATCAAGCAGGGTGCAAATTCTAGCACAACTAAATCTGTCGAATAGTCGACCTGACATTTACGAATCCCTTTTTCTTTGAGCAATATCCAGCGAATCACTTCTGCGCATGAGATGCACCACATGTTAGAGATTTCTATATAATATCTTTTCCATTCAAAAGAAGACGACTCCTCTTTTTGGTCAATCTGATGCATCAGCTCAGGATTAGAAATCAAACCCGATTTGACGGCTTGATGAAAAAGAGGGTGAGATTTCCAATCCGCCAACTGATTTTGCGCTCGCAAAATAGAAAAAACGGCCTGACAACCCAGACAGCAAAAGGATCCCTCCGCATGTTGAATAACAGAATGAGCCAAGGGTGTGGCGCATAAATCGCAATGTGTTTGAGTCGATGTCGAAGTCATAGGAGTCACAAAAAGCTAGTTACAAACAAATAATTTGATCTGAATTGATATTGAGCTTTAGATTATGATAAGATTATTAAAAATAGAAGCTGATTCGAAGATGGAGTATTATGCAATTGCCCTTGGCCTTTTATGGAGATCCAATCCTAAGAAAAAAATGTGAAAGAGTTGAACAAATTGATAGTCAATTGAAGCAACTTGTGAATGATATGGTAGAAACCCTAGAAGCGCATCGTGGAATTGGCCTAGCCGCCCCACAAGTACATCACGAGTTAAATCTTTTCATTACAAAAGTTCCGATCAGGTACAAAAATGGAAAAGAAGACTCCGGCAACTTACATGTTTTTGTTAATCCAAAAATTTTAGCGTATTCTGAAGAAAAAAATCGATATACAGAAGGATGCTTATCCATCCCTAATGTATATGCGCCTGTTGAGCGACCTTTATCCATTACCGTACAATATACAGATCTGGATGGGAAGACATGTGTAGAAGATTTTTCCGGATTAGAAGCTCGTTGCATTCTTCATGAAAACGACCATATAAACGGTGTCTTATTTATAGATCGCATCAAGAAAGGCAACGAGCGCAAGCAATTAGATCCCTTGCTTAAACAAATCAAAAAAAAATATCATCCCAAGGAATGATTAAGATGTTTTTTCAATGCTGTAAGGATTCAAATTGGGAACCTGTGGACGTCCAATAGAAGCTGTCCATAAGGAAAGCAAAACGCACGATGTTAAAAAGGCAATTGCCATCCAGCCAGTCAATTTTTTTAATACATCTGGAGTAGAAGTTCCAAATAAAGAATCAGATGATTCACCACCGAAAGAAGCTCCTAATCCAGAACTTTTACTTTCTTGAATTAAAATCACAAAACACAACAATACGCATAGTAATAAAAATAAAGTGATGGAGATAAAATATAAGGCCATCATGAGGAAACTCCAGAATTAAAATTTTGATACTCGATAATTTTACGAAAGCTGGCAGGAGATAGAGAAGCACCTCCAACTAAAAGACCATCAATGTTTGCCTGTGACATTAAATCACTAGCATTTTCAGGTTTGACCGAACCCCCATAAAGAATTTGTGTGCGCCCTGCAACTTCTTCTCCCCATCTTGCAGTGATCAACTCTCGCACAAAAACATGCACTTTTTCGGCTTCATCAGGTGTAGCCACTTGGTTGGTTCCAATTGCCCAGATAGGCTCATATGCAATCATCAAATGCAGAAATTGCTCTTGCGTAACTTTATCCAAGCTTGCTTCAATTTGCCCTCGGATTTTCTCTTCCGTTTTTCCTGCTTCTCTTTCTTCTAACGTTTCTCCGACGCATAGAATCACATCTAGCTGATCTTTAAATGCACGGTGAACTTTTTGGTTAACAATTTGATCCGTTTCATTAAAGAGCTCCCGTCTTTCAGAATGCCCCAGTATGACAAACTGTGCCCCAGCTTCTTTCAACATAACACCTGCAATTTCACCTGTAAAAGCACCAGGAGCGGCGTCATTCATATTTTGAGCTCCAATGACGATACCAAACGGGCGAGCCGCTTCAACTGAAGGATAAATCGCGGTATACGGCACAGCTAAACAAACACGGGGATCATCTTTCGTGAGTGATAACCCTAATTGTTTAATGAAATCTACCGATTCTTGAATCGTTTTATGCATTTTCCAGTTTCCCACGATAACGGGAGCTCTCTTAGAATCAGCCATAAAAACAGGACCCTCTTTTGTGGTTCAACTTCACGCTTGCTAAAACTTGAAATATTATCATAGAGAGATTTTGGTAGCAAGTCGGGTTTCTAAATTTGACTCTCAACATTTTTTACTGTATAATGATAACAGTACAAAATTTATTTCTTTAGGTTTCACCTATGCAAGTCTCACTTGATTATTT from Parachlamydia acanthamoebae encodes the following:
- the def gene encoding peptide deformylase yields the protein MQLPLAFYGDPILRKKCERVEQIDSQLKQLVNDMVETLEAHRGIGLAAPQVHHELNLFITKVPIRYKNGKEDSGNLHVFVNPKILAYSEEKNRYTEGCLSIPNVYAPVERPLSITVQYTDLDGKTCVEDFSGLEARCILHENDHINGVLFIDRIKKGNERKQLDPLLKQIKKKYHPKE
- the tpiA gene encoding triose-phosphate isomerase, translating into MADSKRAPVIVGNWKMHKTIQESVDFIKQLGLSLTKDDPRVCLAVPYTAIYPSVEAARPFGIVIGAQNMNDAAPGAFTGEIAGVMLKEAGAQFVILGHSERRELFNETDQIVNQKVHRAFKDQLDVILCVGETLEEREAGKTEEKIRGQIEASLDKVTQEQFLHLMIAYEPIWAIGTNQVATPDEAEKVHVFVRELITARWGEEVAGRTQILYGGSVKPENASDLMSQANIDGLLVGGASLSPASFRKIIEYQNFNSGVSS
- a CDS encoding heavy metal translocating P-type ATPase, giving the protein MTSTSTQTHCDLCATPLAHSVIQHAEGSFCCLGCQAVFSILRAQNQLADWKSHPLFHQAVKSGLISNPELMHQIDQKEESSSFEWKRYYIEISNMWCISCAEVIRWILLKEKGIRKCQVDYSTDLVVLEFAPCLISKEKIHQILGTIGYHVQALENTEKKAVSLDLYIRFAIAAFFSLNIMMFSYPIYAAYFDQDDQGWGLLFAWFSFCASLPVVFYSGWPIFRRFWLGMKAKVWGMEALIVIGVLTSFGMSLYELMRGSFFVYFDSMTAIITFVLLGKIIENKAKYSAKESLLGLVRSLPKRARKREVDGSCRFVPIKEIREGDLIQILSGEKIVLDGIVRQGEGVCDESLITGESALIRKKNGDAVIGGTFLQQGTCVVEVTATLDQTIFHQIIESVQQDVQHKTLYKRSVDQIVKWFIPTVSVIATAAAITCYFVEKPLEGQSSLNLAAIRFISILLISCPCAIGIAAPLAESYLMQGLAQLGILVRNRAVLHWLGRETLYVFDKTGTITEGKFKIVDGLSGLSEHHSAILKTLANHSLHPISCAIAQCIQVPSLELNHIEELSGKGIWGKYQELSYFLGSKKFLMEQGVIHFQGLDLNEHAHSEVYFAEGYTCLIRILLGDSVKEQAAEAIHALAPMKTLLLSGDRTSTVSRVASLCGFHSFKSEITPLEKKHTITSLRDKGEIVVMVGDGINDAPALANAHVGISVANAADISMQASDVLLVTDSLHVLPKMRKLSKKGRRILTQNLFWAFFYNIVGIFLATFGYLNPIFAAFAMTASSLIVLFNAQRLRRE
- the secG gene encoding preprotein translocase subunit SecG, with amino-acid sequence MMALYFISITLFLLLCVLLCFVILIQESKSSGLGASFGGESSDSLFGTSTPDVLKKLTGWMAIAFLTSCVLLSLWTASIGRPQVPNLNPYSIEKTS
- a CDS encoding ankyrin repeat domain-containing protein, with the translated sequence MEMRETQALWPDEIFYHVLCKLKEDDKQLCLMRLVCQSWRAKIDYFYGLYIYKENPLFLSAEKGNVGVLSSLLKTNTLVNRMDECGQTAMHKAASKGNIKCVEILITYGSGLNAQDVNRNTPMHLAAQACEDLTIETLLAHGALSNLKNNQKLLPLDILLKDKKRVNRKNFHRVFQNYPLLKKIVESRFKETLIIPLKLKAVPLDCPSFLPTQFQDRLEYPPDLGMRPSEIVENRILEKLQSKFQNDIEKFTHEIQHILLETVLHDPSEKTELTQFLEILGKETSFSLAQDFLGCLDFTQFDHESSSKFYELKKIMDEHKPTQKLLVTIQLLTALHVFLHSFSEVTKEHIRETCKNFLTIVGQVRLNNIKVSTYLNTCLLLIHQLKRKMENGGLVPLEKMCSPLYQETSCPSKTIQKTVISKEHLKLDPVPLFTDAENFQPYKRMLVRIPMSVVLNFPPINYGKPIEKFTRRILQLIEETRIRPEIFERYPFFEKFREFLSLIKMHSFQKNLVELETKVEGFLSTQKFLDAIQFITILIASLKSFPNAKSDKLKQISRSFLNEIELLNKKNKKVDYHRTCLILTRQLTQKLDKMWKTHDH